From Pseudomonas fluorescens, one genomic window encodes:
- the mreB gene encoding rod shape-determining protein MreB, which produces MFKKLRGMFSSDLSIDLGTANTLIYVRERGIVLNEPSVVAIRTHGNQKSVVAVGTEAKRMLGRTPGNIAAIRPMKDGVIADFSVCEKMLQYFINKVHENSFLQPSPRVLICVPCKSTQVERRAIRESALGAGAREVFLIEEPMAAAIGAGLPVEEARGSMVVDIGGGTTEIALISLNGVVYAESVRVGGDRFDEAIITYVRRNYGSLIGESTAERIKQEIGTAYPGGEVREVDVRGRNLAEGVPRAFTLNSNEVLEALQESLATIVQAVKSALEQSPPELASDIAERGLVLTGGGALLRDLDKLLAQETGLPVIVAEDPLTCVARGGGRALEMMDKHTMDLLSSE; this is translated from the coding sequence ATGTTCAAGAAACTGCGTGGCATGTTTTCCAGCGATCTATCCATCGACCTGGGCACTGCCAACACCCTTATTTACGTGCGTGAGCGCGGTATCGTCCTGAATGAACCCTCGGTTGTGGCCATTCGGACGCACGGTAACCAGAAAAGTGTTGTTGCCGTCGGTACCGAAGCCAAGCGCATGCTCGGTCGTACCCCGGGCAATATCGCTGCCATTCGTCCGATGAAGGACGGCGTGATCGCCGACTTCAGCGTCTGCGAAAAAATGCTCCAGTACTTTATCAACAAGGTTCACGAAAACAGCTTTTTGCAGCCAAGTCCTCGTGTGTTGATCTGCGTTCCGTGCAAATCCACCCAGGTTGAGCGTCGCGCCATTCGTGAATCGGCCCTGGGTGCCGGTGCCCGTGAAGTGTTCCTGATCGAAGAGCCAATGGCTGCAGCGATCGGTGCCGGCCTGCCGGTAGAAGAAGCCCGTGGTTCGATGGTCGTCGATATCGGCGGTGGTACCACCGAAATCGCGCTGATCTCCCTGAACGGTGTGGTTTATGCCGAATCCGTGCGGGTTGGCGGCGACCGCTTCGACGAAGCGATCATCACCTACGTGCGTCGCAACTACGGCAGCCTGATCGGTGAATCCACTGCCGAGCGCATCAAGCAGGAAATCGGTACTGCCTACCCAGGCGGCGAAGTGCGTGAAGTCGACGTACGTGGCCGTAACCTGGCCGAAGGCGTGCCACGTGCCTTTACCCTGAACTCCAACGAAGTGCTGGAGGCGTTGCAAGAGTCGCTGGCGACCATCGTTCAGGCGGTCAAGAGCGCCCTGGAGCAATCGCCTCCGGAACTGGCGTCGGATATCGCCGAGCGTGGCCTGGTGCTGACCGGTGGTGGCGCCTTGCTGCGTGACCTCGACAAGCTGCTGGCCCAGGAAACCGGCCTGCCGGTGATCGTTGCCGAAGATCCTCTGACCTGTGTGGCTCGCGGCGGTGGCCGTGCACTGGAAATGATGGACAAGCACACCATGGACCTGCTCTCCAGCGAGTAA
- the mreC gene encoding rod shape-determining protein MreC produces the protein MKPLFTKGPSLGVRFLVLAVLSVALMVVDARFDALKPARSQMSLVLMDAYWITDLPERLWQGVSSQFGSRTELVAENEKLKTENLLLQGRMQKLAALTEQNVRLRELLNSSALVNEKVEVAELIGVDPNPFTHRIIINKGERDGVVLGQPVLDARGLMGQVVELMPYTSRVLLLTDTTHSIPVQVNRNGLRAIASGTGNPERLELRHVADTADIKEGDLLVSSGLGQRFPAGYPVATVKEVIHDSGQPFAIVRAVPTAALNRSRYMLLVFSDSRTPEERANEAAQAQDAQDQHAGSAVVVPAAVPAPAAAAPVTTTAPVTAPAAAKPVTPAKPAAHATPAKPVATPVKPAATKPPATTPAATPQGRE, from the coding sequence ATTAAACCGCTCTTCACCAAAGGTCCCTCGTTGGGTGTGCGCTTTCTGGTGCTGGCCGTGCTATCGGTCGCATTGATGGTGGTGGATGCCCGCTTCGACGCCCTCAAGCCTGCGCGCAGTCAGATGTCGCTGGTGTTGATGGACGCCTATTGGATCACCGACCTGCCCGAGCGTTTGTGGCAAGGAGTGAGCAGCCAGTTTGGCAGCCGCACCGAGTTGGTCGCCGAGAACGAAAAACTCAAGACCGAAAACCTGCTGTTGCAGGGCCGCATGCAGAAGCTCGCGGCCCTGACCGAGCAGAACGTGCGGTTGCGCGAGTTGCTCAACTCTTCGGCACTGGTGAATGAAAAGGTTGAGGTAGCCGAGTTGATCGGCGTCGATCCCAACCCGTTTACCCATCGAATCATCATCAACAAGGGCGAACGCGACGGCGTGGTTCTTGGCCAGCCGGTGCTCGACGCCCGTGGCCTGATGGGCCAGGTAGTCGAGTTGATGCCGTACACCTCGCGGGTGTTGCTGCTGACCGACACCACCCACAGCATCCCTGTGCAAGTGAATCGCAATGGCTTGCGGGCAATTGCCAGCGGCACCGGCAATCCGGAACGCCTGGAATTGCGCCATGTTGCGGACACGGCGGATATCAAGGAAGGCGACCTGCTGGTGAGCTCCGGTCTTGGTCAGCGCTTCCCGGCGGGCTACCCGGTCGCCACGGTCAAGGAAGTCATTCACGACTCCGGCCAGCCTTTCGCTATTGTCCGCGCAGTGCCGACGGCCGCGCTCAATCGCAGTCGCTACATGTTGCTGGTGTTCAGTGATAGCCGCACGCCGGAAGAGCGGGCCAATGAGGCTGCCCAGGCTCAGGATGCCCAGGATCAGCACGCCGGCAGCGCCGTGGTGGTGCCGGCGGCCGTGCCTGCGCCTGCCGCAGCAGCACCTGTGACGACCACTGCCCCGGTAACCGCTCCGGCCGCAGCGAAACCGGTGACACCGGCCAAGCCTGCTGCCCACGCCACCCCGGCCAAGCCGGTGGCGACTCCGGTCAAGCCGGCAGCGACCAAGCCGCCCGCGACGACGCCCGCAGCCACTCCTCAGGGTAGAGAATAA
- a CDS encoding septal ring lytic transglycosylase RlpA family protein, translating to MKRLLGACALFSLLAGCASYDVDPRGYDETGTASYYGSKHQGKRTASGERFDKNSLTAAHRQLPFGTRVKVTNLNNDKSVVVRINDRGPHTRGRLIDLSQAAASQLGMLRSGTARVRVQALNN from the coding sequence ATGAAACGCCTCCTCGGTGCCTGCGCCCTGTTTTCGCTGCTCGCCGGCTGCGCCAGTTACGACGTCGATCCCCGCGGCTACGACGAAACCGGTACCGCCTCCTATTACGGCAGCAAACACCAAGGCAAACGTACCGCCAGTGGCGAACGTTTCGACAAGAATTCGCTGACCGCCGCCCACCGCCAACTGCCGTTCGGCACGCGGGTGAAGGTCACCAACCTGAACAATGACAAGAGCGTCGTGGTCCGCATCAACGACCGTGGCCCGCACACCCGGGGTCGCCTGATCGACCTGTCGCAGGCCGCCGCCAGCCAGTTGGGCATGCTCCGCAGCGGCACCGCCCGAGTCCGCGTGCAAGCGCTGAACAACTGA
- a CDS encoding AEC family transporter, giving the protein MLAIFLQTLSITAPVFAMLFLGVLLKRINWIDDNFIHVASSLVFNVTMPALLFLGILHADLHSALKPDLLIYFSLATLVGFAIAWGWAIFRCPREDRGIYTQGAFRGNNGVIGLALAASMYGAYGISLGAILAALVILFYNTLSTIVLAVYSPVIKSDPWSICKSVVSNPLIISVLAAAPFAYFQIPLPGWLETSGSYLAQMTLPLALICIGGTLSLAALRKSGGMALSASLVKMIGLPILATVGAWFWGFRGAELGILFLYFGSPTAAASFVMARAANGNHELAAAIIVITTLMAAITTNIGIFVLQWGGWI; this is encoded by the coding sequence ATGCTGGCAATTTTCCTGCAAACCCTGAGCATCACCGCCCCGGTGTTTGCCATGTTGTTCCTCGGGGTTTTGCTCAAACGCATTAACTGGATCGACGACAACTTCATCCACGTTGCCTCCTCGCTGGTGTTCAACGTCACCATGCCGGCGCTGCTGTTTCTCGGGATCCTCCACGCCGACCTGCATTCGGCGCTCAAGCCCGACCTGCTGATCTATTTTTCCCTCGCCACCCTGGTCGGTTTCGCGATCGCCTGGGGCTGGGCTATTTTCCGTTGCCCCCGTGAAGATCGCGGGATCTACACTCAGGGCGCGTTTCGCGGCAACAACGGAGTGATTGGCCTGGCGCTGGCGGCGAGCATGTACGGCGCCTACGGGATTTCCCTCGGGGCGATTCTCGCGGCGCTGGTGATCCTGTTCTACAACACCCTGTCGACCATCGTCCTGGCGGTGTACAGCCCGGTGATCAAGTCCGATCCGTGGAGCATCTGCAAAAGCGTGGTGAGCAATCCGTTGATCATCAGTGTGCTTGCGGCGGCGCCGTTCGCCTACTTCCAGATCCCTTTACCGGGTTGGCTGGAAACCTCCGGCAGCTACCTGGCGCAAATGACCCTGCCGCTGGCGCTGATCTGCATCGGCGGCACGCTGTCGCTGGCGGCGTTGCGCAAAAGTGGTGGGATGGCCCTGAGTGCGAGCCTGGTGAAGATGATCGGCTTGCCGATCCTGGCCACGGTGGGCGCCTGGTTCTGGGGCTTTCGCGGGGCGGAACTGGGGATCCTGTTCCTTTACTTCGGCAGCCCGACCGCCGCAGCCAGTTTTGTCATGGCCCGGGCGGCCAATGGCAATCATGAACTGGCGGCAGCGATCATTGTGATCACCACGTTGATGGCGGCGATCACCACCAACATCGGCATTTTCGTACTGCAGTGGGGCGGCTGGATCTAG
- a CDS encoding Maf family protein codes for MNPLFLASGSPRRRELLTQIGVAFSVIGAEIDETPLPDESPAAYVERLARGKAQAGRARLNANAQACVLGADTAVVLDGKILGKPLDEANALAMLMSLSGQEHEVLTAIALLDGERCESRVVRSLVRFRPINAAEASAYWAGGEPRDKAGGYGIQGLGAVFVSGLNGSYSAVVGLPLCETAELLGHFGIPCWQTPSAPSAVLT; via the coding sequence ATGAATCCGCTTTTCCTCGCCTCAGGTTCACCACGCCGGCGTGAGCTGCTGACGCAGATCGGCGTGGCGTTCAGCGTCATCGGCGCCGAAATCGATGAAACCCCTCTGCCAGATGAATCCCCAGCGGCCTATGTCGAGCGCCTCGCACGGGGCAAGGCCCAGGCCGGTCGTGCGCGACTGAATGCCAATGCCCAGGCTTGTGTGCTGGGTGCCGACACCGCCGTGGTGCTCGACGGAAAAATCCTCGGCAAGCCCCTCGACGAAGCCAATGCGCTGGCGATGCTGATGAGCCTTTCGGGCCAGGAGCATGAGGTGCTGACTGCGATTGCCTTGCTCGACGGCGAGCGCTGCGAATCGCGGGTGGTGCGTAGCCTGGTACGTTTTCGTCCCATCAACGCGGCCGAGGCCAGTGCTTACTGGGCCGGCGGTGAACCCCGGGACAAGGCCGGCGGCTATGGCATCCAGGGGCTTGGTGCGGTGTTCGTCAGCGGCCTCAATGGCAGTTATTCCGCGGTCGTCGGCCTGCCTTTATGCGAAACCGCAGAACTGCTCGGCCATTTCGGCATACCCTGTTGGCAAACCCCAAGCGCGCCCAGCGCCGTACTGACTTGA
- the gatA gene encoding Asp-tRNA(Asn)/Glu-tRNA(Gln) amidotransferase subunit GatA, giving the protein MHQLTLAEIARGLADKKFSSEELTRVLLARIAQLDPQLNSFISLTEELALQQAQAADARRAKGESGALLGAPIAHKDLFCTQGIRTSCGSKMLDNFKAPYDATVVAKLAAAGAVTLGKTNMDEFAMGSANESSYYGPAKNPWNLEHVPGGSSGGSAVAVAARLLPAATATDTGGSIRQPAAFTNLTGLKPTYGRVSRWGMIAYASSLDQGGPLARTAEDCAILLQGMAGFDPNDSTSIDEPVPDYSAGLNGSLQGLRIGVPKEYFSAGLDPRIAELIHNSVKELQKLGAVVKEISLPNMQHAIPAYYVIAPAEASSNLSRFDGVRFGYRCEDPKDLTDLYKRSRGEGFGAEVQRRIMVGAYALSAGYYDAYYLKAQKIRRLVKNDFMAAFNEVDIILGPTTPNPAWKLGAKNSDPVAAYLEDVYTITANLAGLPGLSMPAGFVDGLPVGVQLLAPYFQEGRLLNVAHQYQLNTDWHTRTPTGF; this is encoded by the coding sequence ATGCATCAATTGACTCTGGCCGAGATCGCCCGCGGACTCGCCGACAAGAAATTTTCCTCCGAAGAGCTGACCCGCGTCCTGCTGGCGCGTATTGCCCAGCTCGACCCGCAGCTCAACAGCTTCATCAGCCTCACCGAAGAGCTGGCACTGCAGCAGGCGCAAGCCGCCGACGCCCGCCGCGCCAAAGGTGAGAGCGGTGCCCTGCTGGGCGCGCCGATTGCCCACAAGGACCTGTTCTGCACCCAGGGCATCCGCACCAGCTGCGGCTCGAAGATGCTCGACAACTTCAAGGCCCCGTACGACGCCACCGTGGTCGCCAAGCTGGCTGCCGCCGGCGCCGTGACCCTGGGCAAGACCAACATGGATGAGTTCGCCATGGGCTCGGCCAACGAATCGAGCTACTACGGCCCCGCGAAGAACCCGTGGAACCTGGAGCACGTGCCAGGCGGTTCGTCCGGCGGTTCGGCAGTGGCCGTTGCCGCTCGTCTGTTGCCGGCGGCCACCGCCACCGACACCGGCGGCTCGATCCGACAGCCGGCAGCCTTTACCAACCTGACAGGCCTGAAACCGACGTACGGTCGTGTTTCGCGCTGGGGCATGATCGCCTACGCGTCCAGTCTCGATCAGGGTGGCCCTTTGGCGCGCACCGCTGAAGACTGCGCAATATTGTTGCAAGGTATGGCAGGCTTCGATCCGAACGACTCCACCAGCATCGACGAGCCGGTTCCGGACTACAGCGCCGGCCTCAATGGTTCTTTGCAGGGCCTGCGCATCGGCGTGCCAAAAGAGTACTTCAGCGCCGGTCTCGACCCACGTATTGCCGAGCTGATCCACAACAGCGTCAAGGAGCTGCAGAAGCTCGGCGCCGTGGTCAAGGAAATCAGCCTGCCGAACATGCAGCACGCGATTCCGGCGTACTACGTGATCGCTCCGGCCGAGGCTTCTTCCAACCTGTCGCGTTTCGACGGCGTGCGTTTCGGCTATCGCTGCGAAGACCCGAAAGACCTGACCGACCTCTATAAGCGCTCACGCGGTGAGGGTTTCGGTGCCGAGGTTCAGCGCCGGATCATGGTCGGTGCCTACGCCCTGTCGGCCGGTTACTACGACGCGTACTACTTGAAGGCGCAAAAGATCCGTCGCCTGGTGAAGAACGACTTCATGGCTGCCTTTAATGAGGTCGACATCATCCTCGGCCCAACCACGCCGAACCCGGCCTGGAAACTCGGCGCCAAGAACAGCGACCCGGTCGCTGCGTACCTGGAAGACGTCTACACCATCACCGCCAACCTCGCGGGCCTGCCGGGCCTGTCGATGCCAGCCGGTTTTGTCGATGGCTTGCCGGTCGGCGTGCAACTGCTCGCCCCTTATTTCCAGGAAGGCCGCCTGCTCAACGTTGCGCACCAGTATCAGCTCAACACTGACTGGCACACCCGCACCCCGACAGGCTTCTGA
- the gatC gene encoding Asp-tRNA(Asn)/Glu-tRNA(Gln) amidotransferase subunit GatC, protein MALERSDVEKIAHLACLGLDEADLPHITSALNSILGLVDEMQAVDTDGIEPLAHPLEASQRLRADVVTESNHREAYQSIAPAVENGLYLVPKVID, encoded by the coding sequence ATGGCGCTTGAACGCTCCGACGTGGAAAAAATCGCTCACCTGGCCTGCCTCGGCCTCGATGAAGCCGATCTTCCACACATCACTTCGGCCCTGAACAGCATTCTCGGGCTGGTCGACGAAATGCAGGCGGTCGATACCGACGGTATCGAGCCCCTCGCCCACCCACTGGAAGCCAGCCAGCGCCTGCGTGCAGACGTTGTCACCGAGTCCAATCACCGCGAGGCCTATCAGTCCATCGCACCAGCGGTCGAAAACGGCCTGTATCTGGTTCCGAAAGTCATCGACTAA
- a CDS encoding carboxymuconolactone decarboxylase family protein: MTDQSSSSKPTGIEVRRQVMGDAFVDRSMGNATELTRPFQDFVNEHAWGAVWNRGGLELKTRSLITLAALTSLKCPQELKGHVRGALNNGCTVDEIRETLMHCAVYAGVPAAMEAFRAAQEVIDSYSAEAR, from the coding sequence ATGACCGATCAATCCAGCTCCAGCAAACCGACCGGCATCGAAGTACGTCGCCAGGTCATGGGCGACGCGTTCGTCGACCGCTCCATGGGCAACGCCACCGAGCTGACCCGGCCCTTCCAGGACTTCGTCAACGAGCACGCCTGGGGCGCGGTGTGGAATCGTGGCGGGCTGGAACTCAAGACCCGCAGCCTGATCACCCTGGCCGCGCTGACTTCGCTCAAGTGCCCGCAGGAGCTCAAGGGCCACGTGCGCGGCGCGCTGAACAACGGCTGCACGGTCGACGAGATTCGCGAAACCCTGATGCATTGCGCGGTGTACGCCGGCGTGCCAGCGGCGATGGAAGCCTTCCGTGCGGCGCAGGAAGTGATCGACAGCTACAGCGCCGAAGCGCGCTAG
- the gatB gene encoding Asp-tRNA(Asn)/Glu-tRNA(Gln) amidotransferase subunit GatB, with protein MQWEVVIGLEIHTQLATQSKIFSGSATTFGSEPNTQASLVDLGMPGVLPVLNQEAVRMAVMFGLAIDAEIGQHNVFARKNYFYPDLPKGYQISQMELPIVGKGHLDIPLEDGTVKRVGITRAHLEEDAGKSLHEEFNGATGIDLNRAGTPLLEIVSEPDMRSAKEAVAYVKSIHALVRYLGICDGNMAEGSLRCDCNVSVRPKGQVEFGTRCEIKNVNSFRFIEKAINTEVRRQIELIEDGGKVIQQTRLYDPNKDETRAMRSKEEANDYRYFPDPDLLPVVIENAYLDDIRATLPELPPQKRERFQEQFGLSVYDASVLASSREQADYFEKVVSIAGDAKLAANWVMVELGSLLNKQGLEIDEAPVTAGQLGGMLLRIKDNTISGKIAKTVFEAMANGEGSADEIIEKRGLKQVTDSGAISAVLDEMLAANAEQVEQYRAADEAKRGKMFGFFVGQAMKASKGKANPQQVNELLKSKLEG; from the coding sequence ATGCAATGGGAAGTCGTGATCGGGCTGGAGATTCATACCCAGCTCGCCACCCAATCGAAGATTTTCTCCGGTAGCGCCACCACCTTCGGCTCCGAGCCGAACACCCAGGCCAGCCTGGTAGACCTGGGCATGCCCGGCGTGCTGCCGGTGTTGAACCAGGAAGCGGTGCGCATGGCGGTGATGTTCGGCCTGGCGATTGACGCCGAAATCGGTCAGCACAACGTGTTTGCGCGCAAGAACTACTTCTACCCTGACCTGCCCAAGGGCTACCAGATCAGCCAGATGGAACTGCCGATCGTCGGCAAGGGCCACCTGGACATCCCGCTCGAGGACGGCACGGTCAAGCGCGTCGGCATCACCCGCGCGCACCTGGAAGAAGACGCCGGCAAGAGCCTGCACGAAGAATTCAACGGCGCCACCGGCATCGACCTGAACCGTGCCGGCACCCCGCTGCTCGAGATCGTCTCCGAGCCGGACATGCGCAGCGCCAAGGAAGCCGTGGCCTACGTCAAGTCGATCCACGCGCTGGTGCGCTACCTGGGCATCTGCGACGGCAACATGGCCGAAGGTTCGCTGCGTTGCGACTGCAACGTGTCGGTCCGACCAAAAGGCCAAGTCGAGTTCGGTACGCGCTGCGAGATCAAGAACGTCAACTCGTTCCGCTTCATCGAGAAGGCGATCAATACTGAAGTACGCCGGCAGATCGAACTGATCGAAGACGGCGGCAAGGTGATCCAGCAGACCCGCCTGTACGACCCGAACAAAGACGAAACCCGCGCCATGCGCAGCAAAGAGGAAGCCAACGACTACCGTTACTTCCCCGATCCGGACCTGCTGCCGGTGGTCATCGAAAATGCCTACCTCGACGACATCCGCGCCACACTGCCGGAACTGCCGCCGCAGAAACGCGAGCGCTTCCAGGAGCAGTTCGGCCTGTCGGTCTACGATGCCAGCGTCCTGGCGTCGAGCCGCGAACAAGCCGACTACTTCGAGAAGGTCGTGAGCATTGCCGGCGACGCCAAGCTCGCAGCCAACTGGGTCATGGTCGAACTGGGCAGCCTGTTGAACAAGCAGGGCCTGGAAATCGACGAGGCGCCGGTGACCGCCGGGCAACTGGGCGGCATGCTCCTGCGGATCAAGGACAACACCATCTCCGGCAAGATTGCCAAGACCGTGTTCGAAGCCATGGCCAACGGCGAAGGCAGCGCTGACGAGATCATCGAAAAGCGTGGCCTCAAGCAAGTCACCGACAGCGGCGCAATCTCGGCCGTTCTCGATGAAATGCTCGCGGCCAACGCCGAGCAGGTCGAGCAATACCGCGCGGCGGACGAAGCCAAACGCGGCAAAATGTTTGGCTTCTTCGTCGGCCAGGCCATGAAAGCCTCCAAAGGCAAGGCCAATCCGCAACAAGTCAACGAACTGCTGAAAAGCAAGCTCGAAGGCTAA
- a CDS encoding calcium/sodium antiporter: MPLPSVLQLLSGLLLLIIGAEMLVRAAVRVAAHLKVRPLIIGLSIVALGSSAPQMAVSLQATFAQNSDIAVGSVMGSNIFNLLVTLGLSALIIPLRVSRHLLRLDIPLLIGASALVFGLAWNEQLSAFDGALLLGVLVMYLGLLWRQSRHAADPQQALSVSASTGKPWNSSVLLMLVGLALLIVAGRLLVAAAVDVAVELGLSERIIGLTIVAVGTSLPALATSLIAALRGQRDLAVGNIIGSNLFNLLGVLGITALLAPTPLSVSPNALDFDLPVMLGVTVLCLPMFYTGYRITRAEGLLLLALYAVYGLHVVSFTMGMPLAGRLERLMLLYVLPALLAFLLFTSLRAWRRQHNKRESP; the protein is encoded by the coding sequence CTGCCCCTGCCCAGCGTCCTGCAACTGCTCAGCGGCCTGCTGCTGTTGATCATCGGCGCGGAAATGCTGGTACGCGCGGCAGTACGCGTGGCAGCCCACCTCAAGGTACGTCCGCTGATCATTGGCCTGAGCATCGTCGCCCTGGGCAGCAGCGCACCGCAGATGGCCGTGAGCCTGCAAGCGACTTTCGCGCAGAACAGCGACATCGCCGTCGGCAGCGTGATGGGCAGCAACATCTTCAACCTGTTGGTAACACTTGGCCTGTCCGCACTGATCATCCCGCTGCGAGTGTCCCGGCACCTGCTGCGCCTCGACATCCCGCTGCTGATCGGCGCCAGCGCGCTGGTCTTCGGTCTGGCCTGGAATGAACAACTCAGCGCCTTCGACGGCGCACTCCTGCTTGGCGTGCTGGTGATGTATCTCGGACTGCTGTGGCGCCAGTCGCGGCACGCAGCGGATCCGCAGCAAGCCCTCAGCGTATCTGCGTCGACGGGAAAACCCTGGAATAGCAGCGTCCTGCTGATGCTGGTCGGCCTGGCCCTGCTGATCGTGGCCGGTCGCCTGTTGGTCGCGGCGGCGGTGGACGTGGCGGTCGAACTGGGCCTCTCGGAACGCATCATCGGCCTGACCATCGTCGCCGTCGGCACCTCACTGCCGGCCCTCGCCACCTCGCTGATCGCCGCCCTGCGCGGCCAACGCGACCTGGCGGTGGGCAACATCATCGGCAGTAACCTGTTCAACCTGCTCGGGGTGCTGGGCATCACCGCGCTGCTGGCACCCACACCCTTGTCGGTCTCCCCTAACGCCCTGGATTTCGATCTGCCGGTGATGCTCGGCGTCACCGTGCTGTGCCTGCCGATGTTCTACACCGGCTACCGCATCACCCGCGCCGAAGGCTTGCTGCTGCTGGCCCTGTACGCGGTCTACGGTCTGCACGTGGTGTCGTTCACCATGGGCATGCCGCTGGCCGGCCGACTCGAGCGGCTGATGCTGCTGTATGTCCTGCCGGCACTGCTGGCATTTTTGCTGTTCACGTCATTGCGCGCCTGGCGCCGCCAACACAACAAAAGAGAATCGCCATGA
- the mreD gene encoding rod shape-determining protein MreD, whose translation MVSTRSRNGWMIWMTFAIGMLLSVVPFPHVEILRPMFLALPLAYWALEMPHKIGMASAFCLGLAQDVLFGTLLGHNALILTLITFLILSLQQRVRMFPMWQQSLVILVVLGLAQLLQLWLSALTGNRQTLAVLLPALISALLWPWVSFGLRGLSRRYKIN comes from the coding sequence ATGGTCAGTACCCGCTCGCGTAATGGCTGGATGATCTGGATGACCTTCGCCATTGGCATGCTGCTCAGCGTCGTGCCATTTCCCCATGTCGAGATCCTGCGACCGATGTTCCTCGCGCTGCCCCTGGCCTACTGGGCCCTGGAAATGCCGCACAAGATCGGTATGGCCAGCGCGTTTTGCCTGGGCCTGGCACAAGACGTACTGTTCGGCACCCTGCTCGGACACAACGCGTTGATCCTGACCTTGATCACCTTCCTGATCCTGTCGCTGCAGCAGCGGGTGCGGATGTTTCCAATGTGGCAGCAAAGCCTGGTGATCCTGGTGGTGCTCGGGCTCGCACAACTGTTGCAACTGTGGCTCAGCGCCCTGACCGGTAACCGGCAGACGCTGGCGGTTTTGTTGCCCGCGCTGATCAGCGCCTTGCTCTGGCCCTGGGTCAGCTTCGGATTGCGTGGGTTGAGCCGCCGCTACAAAATCAACTAA